In Bacillus sp. DX3.1, the following proteins share a genomic window:
- a CDS encoding DUF3969 family protein, with amino-acid sequence MKLIFQMEEKPVLEKTILLFILGIVESLKLKVVSLDEAYRYIFNLEVLELLMDRNIDDQVLELIHFGIGLEDIQHVIPEEIEPSIEELKWLCIQVLSEYGMYEETEQLIEDIR; translated from the coding sequence ATGAAGCTAATTTTTCAAATGGAGGAAAAACCTGTTCTTGAAAAAACGATTCTTCTTTTTATACTCGGTATTGTAGAAAGCTTAAAACTGAAAGTCGTTTCACTCGATGAGGCTTATCGATACATATTCAATCTAGAAGTATTAGAATTATTAATGGATCGAAATATTGACGACCAAGTACTTGAACTCATTCACTTTGGCATTGGACTTGAAGATATCCAGCATGTAATTCCAGAAGAAATTGAACCGAGTATTGAAGAACTAAAGTGGCTATGTATTCAAGTATTAAGTGAATACGGAATGTATGAAGAAACCGAACAACTAATCGAGGATATACGCTAA